A DNA window from bacterium contains the following coding sequences:
- a CDS encoding ABC transporter ATP-binding protein produces MSVAAVGLPLLQVEGVAAGYVPDVDILAGVDLHLGRGEIVTVVGPNGAGKSTLLKVMFGLLRPRAGQVRLRGERVDQLTPHEIVERGMGYVPQLENVFPSLTVEENLEMSAGPLGREEARRRVAELLTLFPALASARRRQAGLLSGGERQMVAMARALVLRPDVLLLDEPSAGLAPGYVALVFEKILEIRRAGVSVLVVEQNARRALALSDRGYVLELGRKRFEGSGRELLENEMVIELYLGRRQGRGTDD; encoded by the coding sequence ATGAGCGTCGCCGCGGTCGGCCTCCCCCTGCTCCAGGTGGAGGGCGTCGCCGCCGGTTACGTCCCCGACGTCGACATCCTGGCCGGGGTGGACCTGCACCTCGGTCGAGGCGAGATCGTCACCGTGGTCGGCCCGAACGGGGCCGGCAAGTCGACCCTGCTCAAGGTGATGTTCGGGCTGCTGCGCCCCCGCGCCGGCCAGGTCCGCCTGCGGGGCGAGCGGGTCGACCAGCTGACCCCGCACGAGATCGTGGAGCGGGGGATGGGGTACGTCCCCCAGCTGGAGAACGTCTTCCCCTCGCTCACGGTTGAGGAGAACCTCGAGATGTCGGCGGGCCCGCTGGGGCGGGAAGAGGCGCGGCGCCGGGTGGCGGAGCTGCTGACCCTGTTCCCCGCCCTCGCCTCCGCGCGCCGCCGGCAGGCCGGCCTGCTGTCGGGCGGCGAACGGCAGATGGTCGCCATGGCCAGGGCGCTCGTGCTCCGCCCCGACGTTCTGCTCCTGGACGAGCCGTCGGCGGGCCTCGCGCCGGGGTACGTTGCGCTCGTCTTCGAGAAGATTCTCGAGATCCGCCGCGCCGGCGTCAGCGTGCTGGTGGTGGAGCAGAACGCCCGTCGGGCCCTCGCGTTGTCCGATCGCGGGTACGTGCTCGAGCTCGGGCGGAAGCGGTTCGAGGGCAGCGGGCGGGAGCTGCTCGAGAACGAGATGGTGATCGAGCTCTACCTGGGCCGGCGGCAGGGGAGGGGCACCGATGACTGA